The genomic interval tacactcCTAGGATGGAGATACTTGGATACTTCCTGCAAGGATATCCACATTAGGTAATCAGAAATTTTAGCTGCAGGGAAGGGTTCCCCTTAGGATGAGTGATAGAAATCACATCCTAACCTTGGGGTTTATGCTTGGCACATTCCTTCCTTCTAACCTAAAACATTTGGCCACCATCAGATATATCCCATCATCTAGAGACATAAGATTGGTAAATACTCAAGACAAGGAAGAACCCCAATTGGCAATTGGCTATCCTTTCCTTCTTAGATAAATATTTTGGCccacagcttccagaagcctcacctAGCATAGTGAAAGTAAATGATTCCAGGAGTTGCAATACAAAATATCTGGAACACCAGAGCTTCCCTACTCTTCTGTCGGAGTGTTTAACGTGCTGATTATAGGCACATGTTGATGCATCTCCCAGAGCTAGTatccctctgtctctctgtgccaaaaataaaaatgggaaaagataGGAAGTGCTACAGCATCACCTCACTGCGTTCGCCTATTGTCCGACTGCGCCCAGACCCATGACCTCTAGATGCTGTTGATCCTCTGGAAGAAGAACTTCCTGTTGTGGAGCAATTGCTTGACACTTGGCTTCTGGAGAGAAAGCTGGGCTTGCTGTAAGGGATGATTTCCTCCTCTGCTaagagagaacaacaacaacaaaaccagctGTGGTTTCACCCATCCTCTGCCATCATTTTGCATTCAGAGCAGCTTACTGTATATTAATGGATGGAAGCCCAGGCATGTTAAATCATCAGTAATTATTGATCATCATCCAGAGCCACCAAGGAACAATTTTACAGGTTTATCTGGGCTGAAATGCAATCAAAAGTGCTGAAGTCCTTGGAACTCATTATAAGGAACTGGGCACATACAGTAGCTTCTACTGTTTACCTCTTGTTAGCTGTGCTATTCAACTGAAGCTATGTGGACAGTGGGAAACGGAGAGAGAACTCCTAATCCCAAACTCTTGGCAGTTCAGAAGATAAGAGGATGCCCTAGCAGGTACACCATAATGAATGCTGGGAAAATTGGCTCCAGATACACTGACCCCACAGCATAGGAAGTGACCAATGTAGCCAGCATTACCATCTCTGTGCTGGTGATAGTGCTGGCCTGCCATTGTGCGATGGATGACTTTCCGCTCTGCAGCTAAGGAACCATTCAGGTCCTTCTCCAGTGCAGAAGGGTCACCGTCCAGTCGTGGAGTGCTGTCTGGAGCACAGCTGTTGAGGTCTTCTTCAGGTGGTGGcaagggtggtggtggaagaTCTACAAGTAAAATCAAGGGGTGAAGACCTTTCAGTGTCTCATTCCATAGGGGCCATAGGATTTAAACTTTCACTACATAGGAGCATGCACCAACAGCACACCCCGAAACCCTAGTCCACAtggatgctgccatcatggcagcctcccgtccCTGTGGGAGCCGCCATAATGAAGCAAGTTTGTCACTGGAACTCTAGAGATGcttttacatcttttttttatattttactctgttataatcactgttgtcaaccgcccggattggttcgccacagggcggtatacaaataaatattattattattattattattattattattattattattattattattattatttacagactATAAATCTGCATTCATTTAAATCTGTTGACATGCAAAAGCTGTACACCCATAAGTTTGTGGGTGTGACTGAATACACCTGGAAGCTGGAAAGGCATGACCTCTGAGGCAGAACACAACCTTCTTTGCACTTACCTCCCTGCTTCTTCTCTCGACGGTAGTGGCTAGACTTAGATTTCTTCTTGCCTTTTGCTTTCTGCCCTGGAGGGAGAGGCGTATCTCCAAGGTTAGGATGGGGTTTGCCTGTCAGTAAAAATCCAACAGCTAAGTAAGACATTATCACCCAGCAATTTAGTTTATCCTACACAAGGCACAGCCCTGGTAAAGGATAACTATTAAACAAAACTACCATGGCTCTATATGGCTGGATGGAGAAAAACAGTTACTATTATGCTGgggtttcctttcttgctaaaaGGAAATGTATCAAATATGCATATATCTAGTATGCTTTTGTCCCACCCTTCCTTTAAGAAAGTAAAAGCACTATGTGTGATCCTGTCCGCCTCTCATTTGATTTTCACTAAAACCACGTAAAACAGGCTAAGCTTGGAAACCCAGATAATACCATAGTTAAGTGgagatgtgaaccctggtcttcccagtcctagtctgaCACTGTGTAACTACTATGGGGCTGtgtcattcttctttctttttataattaaGTGTAACTGTGTGcgcatgcatgtgccttcaagtcacctgtctacatatggcgaccccatgattttcatagaattttcttaggcaaggagtactcaagagatggttttgccagttccttccactgaaatagagGGGCTTGACAGTCTGTCCCAAAGGGGCGGGCTGGAGCCGCTTGTTTTTGCTGCCGAGGAAGCTTGCAGCAGTCAAACCGTATGGACTCCCTCAGCAccaaaaagaatctggaaaaagcgggttcttttaggTATGCGTGGGCACCGCCATCAGTGCAACATTAGCGCACTGTGGCACGTCAATGACACAAGTGTGGTGCCACAACATATGGATGCAGCCCCACACTTGCTTCATTATGGCGGCTCCCACAGggacgggaggctgccatgatggcagcatccaTGTGGACTAGGGTTTCGGGGTGTGCTGTtggtgcatgctcccaaaccctagaattggcaccggCACACCACTTCTTGCCCGTGTGTCTCGGGCCAtagtctatagcacctggtattatCCAgacttgaccctgcttagcttcttaGGTCAGATGCAatttggtgcttttagggtatttaggtaaTGGGATGACCTAACAAAAAAGCTGTTGTTGGAGAAAATGCACACACCTACTCCTGGGGAGTCCACATTCTCTGCACTTTGCACTGGTGTCTGGCTCAGGTTACGTCGATGACCTTGCCTAGAAGTGATACCTTCAGGTCCCTCTTCAggtatgtttagatttgggttggACTGAGTCAAAGGAGGACTTGTGGCCCTGAGTAATGGCCCTGAGCCATTGGGTATCCGCCTTGAAAACAAGAAGCATCAAGTTAAGTGGAAAGACAGTCACGATGGCAAAGTGGGGAGATCAACTCTTTGTATGGTTGTGTGTacggaatcatagaatcgtaagagttggaagagactacaaggcaATTTGGTCCAATCCCCTGCAATATAGGAACTcacaaagcactcttgacagatggccatccaactctATTGGAGATGTAATCTcccaggatccggaacaatggatgcaagctacagaaaaagatattccacctaaacattaggagaaacttcctgacagtaagggctgtttgacagtgggacacactccctcagagtgtagtggagtcttcttccttggaggtctttaaacagaggctggatggccatctgtcagggatcctttgattgagagttccagcatgtcagggtttggactggatggttcttgcggtctattccaactctacgaATCTAAGATTCTTTTattctcttcctgtagtttgagctCATTGTCCTAGTCTcttgagctgcagaaaacaagctgctccattTCTTAACCTTcgtttctccaggttaaacatacccaactctttacatttctcctcatagggcatggtttccagacccttcatcattttagttgcccttctctggacgtattccagcttgtcaacatccttttttaattgtggcacccagaactagacacagtattccaggagaggcctgactaaagcagaatagagtgacactattacttcccttgatctaaacaatatacttctattaatgcagtctacaatctcattggcctttttagctgccacatcacattgttgactcatgttcaacttgtggtctactaggactcctggatccttttcacatgttgtcttgttaagccaggtgtcccccatcctatatttatgcatatctatgctgggccaaaactaacaaaattaatttcaacagagagaaatagaCGGTactttttctgcctaagtacagtaccttacattactccctgttgaaattcattttgttagttctggaccagctttctaatctattaaggtttctttgaattttgatcctcacctttggggtattagctacttgtactaatatgatgtcatctgcaaatttcataagcatgccctctattattttgtccaagtcattgataaagatgttgaatggcactgggcccaggacagaaccctgaagcaccccactggtcactcctttccaagatgaagaggagccacagttgagcaccttttgggttcagccagtcaaccagttactaatccatttaacagttgcattgtctagcccacattttactagcttgtttgcaagaatgttatgggagaccttgtcaaaggccttactgaaatcaagatataccaacagcattcccttcatctaccaagatgctaattttatcaacaacaacaaaaaggatgagattagtctggcatgacttgtttttcagtaGCCCCTAGACTCTCAACAATTGCTCACTGCTGTTCTAAAGGATAGAATCCAagccaatgggtttacatgactaGAGAGGGGAGTTTGGCCTAATAttaagaaatgtattttaatctttatcCAAAATCTGCTTCCCCACAATTCCCACCCATGGGTTCCCCTCTGGAAGGCAATATCTGCTGCACTGATGGAAGCTATAGCATTCAAGCATACAAGATAACAGATCCAGACTTGAGGGCCTTAGAAAAATAATGAGCATGTCAGTGGCATATAAGGTAGTCCCACAAAGGTGGACTGCATGCTTTGTAATCAGATATGGTTCATACCTGGGCAAATGTGGGATCTCAAAGTGGTGCAGTCTTGGGATATCCTCAGAAGCTCGCATCTCCTCCCGGGGTGAAGGGGTCAATGTGGCTGTGGACTGTTGTCCATAAGAATTAGCAGGAGAGGAAGCATTGCCCCGAGGTGGAGGTAGAGGACATGCCTCTTCCTGGATGTTCTCCATCAGGTAGGTCCTTTCTGGCAAAGGTGGACACCACTCTTCCATCTCTGAGCtgcaaagaaagaataaatttagATATTCTGACTGGGGCACATTGGGCTCTTTATCTCCAACTATCATCCTAAGAAAATGATGTTTCTTATGTTTCATTTACCACTTACCTAACCTCtagttcttcctcttcttctccctcctcttcttccacatATTGGCTCAGTTCACTGGCAGACGGTGGTGGGGGAAGCACTTCTGTCCAGTTGAGGGATGGTGTTTTCACTGGTTTCCCCATTGATTTTTGTTTCATAGGCTTAGCAACTATGAAGACAGACGGAAGCTAAAAAGAGGTACTCTCAGACACAGTAAAGGGCTAATGCAGTACAGTCTGTAGAGCTGTTTGACTATGTAAAATTTAGTCAGTGCAATCTCATACTCAGAAGCAAGCTTTGTTAAGGTTAACTGGACTGACCCTCTAGCAAATGTGGTTAGGATTTCAGCCAACAGTACTAATGATTTAATTCTTACAACATTCCTCAACATACATAAATCAGTTTCTTTTCTACATactccagatgggccaaatgtgTTGGGAGGCTGCAGTATTTGTTACTGTAGTTCTTCAGAGTACAACAAAACACAGAATCAAAAAGCAGCAATACCAttattgggccaactccaaataataaaatgcatcatGAAAGCTTTCCAAGCTTCATTGACTTCTTCATCTggcattaaaaatcatacataagaaaaatggtgatgatgttagtcacaggcctacattctgactgagatgttgtcagttaagatgatatTGAAAGATTTCACTGCaaatatttacttggaagtaaataaaGTGAATGGATAGACAAATGCGGGGTGCCGTTTACAACTTCACTTTAAACAAGGAAATGTTTTTGGCAGGCACTGATGGTATGTAGTGAATTAAGGACTAAACTATAACAAATATCACTCACGCAGACAGGGACAATGTTACTGGCTTTTTACAAGTAAATAGGAGGTGCATTTTGAGCTCTTGTTGTACAAGTTAGAGTGGGTTCTAACCATCCCCTTGCCTGTGGTTTCCCTTCAAATTAACCCCCATCCCACTCTTCTGTTTGCATTGGGGGAGAAGCTACCATAGGAGTAATTAGGCACTTTGCCCCAATGCAAACAGCAGACACAGAGCCCTTTATCCAGATTATATTGGGGAGTCAAAGTCAGAGATGTGTTGCACAATGTTCCATGTCTTGAACATCTTCTCAAAACATGCCTATGGCTctgtttcttccccttctctctttcttcaactctGTCTTTCCAGGTCCCCTTTTAATTAATCTCTCAGTCTTAAACATCAGTCAAATAAGAGTTAAGTTAATAAGAGGTTGTCTTCTGAGTCAGATCTATCTAGCTCTGAGCAGCCTACATTGACTGGCAGCATCTCAAGCATAGGTGTTTTGAAAGATCCTTTTAATTAGAGATTCAACCTGGAATTCAACACCATCATCATTAGTATTTCCAAAAACTAGGAGTTTTCTACTCTATGGGTGCacctacactctagaaataatgcaatctgacaccactttaagtgctgtacctacatctatggaatcttgggatttgtagttttactaggtctttagacttctctgccagagtgctggtgcctcacaatcTGAAAATCCTAAAATGCTGtagcatggggccatggcagttaaagtggtgtcaaacagcattatggctacagtgtagatgtacggTAGGACATAGCAGTTTTAGTGAATGATACCATTACAATTGGAGAGAGGAAATGAAAGATGGGTAGCTTGTTGCATGCTGATAGTTCCTACCACTCTCTGCCCTGCCCCGTTCAGGCTGGGCATACTGGATGCTGGAGATCCCAGGTTGTGTGTTCCACTGACTCTCTTCTTCATCAGGTGAGTGGAGATGGGTAGCTCCATAGGGCACCACAGGTGTTGTGGCATATGGGGTGGTATGCTGTGAAAAGGCCCCATTGAAAGTCCTCATGTCATCACTGGCAGGGTCAATGGTGCTGTAAATGGGCCCATCGGAGACTCCTGTTCCAAACTTCTCAGTCTGAGCAATATAATTGGAAATCCCAGCATCTGGAAACAAAGAGGCACCATCATATCCTTGATTTCCTAGGTCTTCTGGTTCTGCAGGAACAGATTTTGTGTGGTTTGATTTTAAGAACTTCCCACACTTATGGGTTTTGAGAATTAGCTCTAATCCAGACTTGAAGGGAAGGAGGATTAGTCCTGCTGTTTTCCTCTGTAAAGGACAGGGAGGTTGTGACCTGGTAAATCTGGTTTGCTTGTCTCTGCAGTTTCCTAAAAGATTAAACCTCTTACATGAATCTATTCATTCCAAACTCCATAATGTCATATTTGCTAGTCAAACATGAACAGACACTTATTTGTAACTGTGGCACTTCTAGTGGTCTTCTGTGAACTCACACATTTAGGTGTTCAGGGCCTATGCAGTGCATTCTTGGAACCTTCAGGAATAGAGATTTGATTCTTTTAGGTGGTAGTCCCACCCACCCTCCATTTTGTTCTTCTGTTCCTGCTCTGTTCCAAAGGAGGCCACAGACAAGCATCCAAGAAACTAAGGAGCAGGACAGTAAAAGAGGAGAGGATGGGCAGGTGTGTGTGAGTTCACAGAAGACCAGCCAAacaactacagttacaggtaagcaacctgttcttctttgtggtctctgtgactcacacactGGGGAGACTAGCGAGCTATTTTTCTGCTCACCTCTGCTGCATTTGACTTTCTGCTTAGGGAGATGTTACACTGATGGCATTTCTTACCATTGTAGTATCTTTCAGTGCCATTGTGGTTTCCTGGGCAGCAGGTCACTCCAGGTtcctttgtttttccatttcGAAGCAGGTTTGGGGCTGGCCATGAATCTGCCAGCCATGGATAGCTGGAGGCACTAGTGGCCATGGCAAGCATGCCAGGTCGGCTGAAGGAGAGACATGCAGTCAAGATTAGATCTCGTCTGTCCTttcatcaatatttttttaaaaaatcctaatacATATCTGTTTTTAGACATTGCTCAAAATCCTGTTGCTAAGTTTAAACTAAACCTGTCGCATTGaataaattgttgaatggtgaatcaaaacatacataaatccaattgatttaatgggtctgttttattttgggaagagcagctatgaaagaactagacaagagggagaccacatgccacaTGGTTGGACTCGAACAGAGAGAACACAGGCtaggcctgcaggacctgagcacagCAGTGGATGACAAGTGGTCTTGGAGAGTCTCATCTACagagctgccataagttgaagtcaacttgaaggcaattaccaacaacaacaacttcagtcGGGACTAAAATAGCATTTTGTCCATATacattttttaattcatgtttgcCTGATATACACATTTTTCTAAGCAGTTTTCCATCATGAAATGCTTTTTGTACATTTCTTTCACTACTGTACACATCTTTATGAGTCTTTTCCCTACTCTACATGTTTCTGGATCCAAAACATCAAGTGCAAATATTGAAATGCAACAGTTTCTGGACTGTGTTATTGGTTTTTGGACATGTGAATTTTGTAAGGCTATATTTCAATGCAAATTGCTTAAAATTTTCCCACTGTTCCTTTTCTGCACTCACCTGCCACTGCTCCGTGTGGCCCCATCTGCATGGGGGAAAGACACTGAAAGAAAAGATCCACATTAAGTCAGTGACAATTTATTGAGGAACAATGTTTGCTTGGCTGGGAGTGCTAAGGGAAAAGCAATGTGATGGAATTGAGGAAAAGAAGCTTACCTGCTGGTGTGTATGCAAAGGAAGCTgtaaagaaaagcaagcaaaagagTGAGATAGTTCAGAGCATGGCATGCTTGTGGTCAGCAGAGGTGGGAAGGGCTCAAAGGCTGGAGGGCTTATAGCTGTCCAgcaaagcacatgctttgcatgcaaaatgcCATACATTATGCCAACAACTGTTATCCCAGTTGAAGGGATGAAAATGACCCAACCCTGGAAAACCACTGCCAGCAGATAGTAGATGGACAAATAGTTTGACCTAGTACCAACACCCCTGAGCAGCAGCCTGGGCTTGGATTCTGAATTGCGGAAAGAATGGCTGGCCAAATTTATTGAGTCATTTGCAACAGAGGCACAGGGGTCAAATGCAAACTGGATCTCAGCACTGCGACCCAGCCTGAACCCATAGGATCAGGGCTCTTGAACTAGGATCTTATGAACTGAGATCTCTGGTGTCTCTTTTCTCAAGTGCCTGTACCTCCTAGCGAACTAAACATCCATATCACATACCCAGGCCTGCTCCTTTAAGTCAGGTAAGCTTCCACTTTCAGGAACAGGCACAGCAGGGGAGTAGTGATCTGCCCTTTAAGGCTCAAAAAGGCTTCAGTCACTTCCTACATATCTTTGGAGCACTTGGAGCTGTCCATGGtactgccttcttctaaggcaCCCACTGGACTTTGGGAACCTGCCTACACACTTAGGTAGCCAAGCAATGCTTTCCCTTTAAAAAGGAAGAGCAAGGAGGTGGCATGAAATCCTAGCGTGTCTTACCTGTGTAGTGACttaactcctttctctttttccgaCGACAGTAGATCCACACACTGAAGCACATGAGGATGACCCAGCAGGCCCCTCCGATGCCTGCTATGAAGGCTGGCTGTTTCACCACATCTGTGATCTGCTCAGCAAGGCTCACGCTGTCCCCACTGCTCACAGGTACTGTGTCCTGGTCTGGCAAAGGCTCTGCAGCATGCAGGGGAGGCAAAAGTATCCATAGTGAGAGGAGATATGTAGCTGTGTCAGTTGCCACCAAAGTGGAAATAGGCGGAAACTTGCATGACCAAGTGCTTTCAGTAAAAACTGTCCCTCAGTTCTTGAATCTAATACAAAACAAATGTTCCTGGGAGCTAGTAGGGAGAACTCTAGTATCTGACTTGCTGTTTTTCTatttggaggggggaaattgTATGCAAGAACATTCCATCACAGGAGCAATCTGAATACTACAGCTCTGACATGGCTTGGTTATTTCAGTGAAGAAAATGATACAGCACTAAGAAAAACAGGCAGATTGGCTTTAGCAGTACTTCAACAGCCACTTTCCATTCCATCATCCCACCAAGATCCGACGACTGCTCCATCGAGCACCTCAGCTACCTCCACTTATCTGTCACCCTTCCATCTCCCTTAAAATTGACCATCTAGATTTGATTCCCAAAATCAAAGGGTATTGGGTAAAAGGCCCTTCCACAacaaaataatttacaaaagatgccaacagtgggaagaaaatcaattcttcTTGGAGGATATTGCAGGGATTGAACATCCCAACTGGAAAGGCTCTCTCATATGGGGGAGTCCCACCCTTTTGGAATCTAATTTAAGCCTCTTAGCTTTCCCAGATGACCACACTCTCTTCCTCAAGATACAACTCTTTGGGAGTTTCCCAGCTTTATAAGATTTCCCCATCCATCTAAAGGGGTGTCTCCTTTAAGGCTTAGTTCACTTGCAATCAGAGTTTTAAGCTAGAATATGCTGCTAGTTTTAATCCCCAATTCTTGAAGGCCATGGTCACCACTAGAATGCGGCTCCTGGGAGTCTCTTTTAAATGGAATATATCTCTCAGGCTGAAAGATGCTCCCCAATAATGACTGACAATTACCCAACAGAAGGTGGTTGAACAAGTAAAAAGGACTCCTGAAATAAGTCTGATAGGTGGGAAAGAAGGATCATATAGGAAAGAAACAGTTTTATTTGCACACAGTGAGTACTCACTGATCTGTAAGGTCACTGGGGCACTCCTCACCCCCACACCTGCACTAGTGGCTGCCGCCACCTCAGTGCGATAGACCATGCCTGGCACCAGGCCCAGCAAGACTGTTGAATGCACTGTGCCATCCACTGTCTTATTGATATGATAACGAGACTCGTTGCCAAGGCACCACACCTGACAAAACAGCAGAAGATTTGAAACATTCAATATCATTGCAGAAAGGAGATTTCCCATTACTTGTTTCACAGCACCGTTGGCAGTTCTTGTTATTGTCAGACCTCGGGAGCTTTTGACCAGCCTTTGTGGTTTCACTAGGTCCAAGAATGTATGGAGAGCCAACCTCACCTGGTAATCCTGGATGATCCCATTTTGCTCTGCAGGGGGAGGTGGCTCCCAGGATATGCTGATACTGGTACTGTTGCTTGTCCCCACTGTGACCACTGTAACTCCTTGAGGAGGAGCACTTGGGACTAGACAGGAAGGAACAGAAGTAGTACATTgttcagagctctttgacaaagacAAAAAGTATGCAGTATTTGAAGATGATTCCGAATCTCAGAATGGTACCTGAACTTGTGGCTAGGAATGCTGAGTTACACAAAAGGCTGTAAAAAAAGGCCGTCgaccatttcatagaatcatacaatcatagagttggaagagaccacaagggccatccagtccaaccccctgccatgcaggaactcaaataacccccgacagatggccttctgtttaaagacctccaaggaaggagactccaccactctctgagagagtgtgttccactcctGTTAATTGCCTTAGGAATACACTACGAGGTCCTCTGGAATTTAACTCCCATGATCTCTCACTGTTCATTATATTGGGTAAGGCCTATGGAACTTGCAGTCTCTATTTTCAGTCATCTGTCACCTTCAGTCTTCATGGTGCTCTTTGAACTTTCTTTGTAGGATTAGGCTAGCCAGAATGGAGTATGACTGAAAACAAACTGCTGGGTATAGGAGGAAAAACAAAGTGGAGGTGTTGAGGGAATATAACCTCCTACAGAAGaaagtgtgtgtctgtctgtctgtctgtctgtctgtctgtggagAGAGACTCACAGTCAGAGAGTTCCCTCCCCTCTCACACTTACCTTCTTCTGGAGTGCGCACAAGGAGCACCTCACTGTCCATGCCCTGGAACTCATCAAAATATGGACGTATTTTGATCTCATACTCCTGGCCTTTGCGCAGATCAACTAGAACAGTGCTACGTTCCGTAGGTGATTTTACATCCTGCACCAGCCAGGCACTGCCCTTAGTACGGTACATCACTCGGTATCCTTGGATGAACTGAGCTTGACGATCAACCTAAGTGTGAAGAAGATATACCATGAAATTACCACAAACATACCATCAATAGCAAGATATCCATTGCTTGGGACAATTACCTATCTGCCTGACTCCTATTTCCTTTCTCTGCTTCTTAAACTCTTGCTGCTGATTCTTctgtccttccttttcctcttttgatTCTATTCAACTACTGCCTTTCTGCATCCCAAGCAATGTCCTTAGGCCGACTATATTACTGTGCCACACTTACGGTACTTACAGAAACTATTGCTTACTCATTTTCTTGGGGATAATAACTTTTTGGGCTACAAATCTGAATTATTTGTTTAGCTGCAAAAACACTTATAATTAATCCTGCCATAGATAGTAACTTAGTGCAAGAATATCAGAAAAGTCCAATTTGATTAGGGCTGAAATTGATTTATCCCTCATCCTATTTCCCACAGTGACCAGTGAAATGCCAATGGGAAGGCACAGTGCAGGACATGAAGGCACTTAGTATGCTTCTACAAATCACAGCAACATATTGCCTCTGATACTTGTGGTGCCAGATAGCTATTATGAATGATATAATTATTGATTACATGAACTATGAATTGTCTAACATAGGGACAgaaaatgtgtggccctccattACTGGACATCCTCCATGATTGTCTATGCTGGTCAGGGGTTATAGGTTCTGTAATCCAAAAAACATCAGGAATGGCCACCCATTCTTACTCCCTGGCCTAAAACATTCTGTTCCCATATATCCTGATTTTCCAAGGAACTGGTACTTACAGTCCAGGTCACTTGGATGGTGGTGGAGGTGAGGACAACAGGATCCTGGAGCTGAACCACAACTTCACCAAGTTCCCTTTGCACTTGCCGGTGGTCAACCCCTTGCCTGGTGGGACTCACATCTGCGAAGAGTATAAAATGTGAGGGAGGAACAGAATGACATCCTTAGTAAAGAAGAGCAAAGTTAATGCTGGACTTCACATGCATGGAACAAAAGGCTCCCTTTAACCTATTTCCATTAGCTTTTTATTCAGCAGTTTGTAGTTCATTTGTACTCAAACTGCTTGCAAAGTGCATGTGTTTCATAAGACACAGTTTGGCCAATGCTACTACATG from Sceloporus undulatus isolate JIND9_A2432 ecotype Alabama chromosome 6, SceUnd_v1.1, whole genome shotgun sequence carries:
- the ROBO3 gene encoding roundabout homolog 3 isoform X2, translated to MLRYLLKTLLQMNLFADSLAAGEALGANASSSSSSSSSSSSELLLSLNSSGALAALSPGLLDLGNLTIGVNGSRPRLEDSSPRIIEHPSDLIVSKGEPATLNCKAEGRPTPIVEWYKDGERVETDKEDPRSHRMLLPSGSLFFLRIVHGRRSKPDEGVYVCVARNYLGEAVSRNASLEVAILRDDFRQAPSDVVVAAGEPAVMECIPPRGHPEPTISWKKNNIRISDKDERITIRGGKLMMSNTRKSDAGMYICVATNMVGERDSEPAELVVFERPTFIKRPINQVVLAEDTVNFQCEVQGDPVPTSRWRKEEGELPRGRSEVQNDNSLHISRVSAEDEGTYTCVAENSVGKSEASGSLSVHVGPFLPPQLVTRPRDQIVTQGRTVTFQCETKGNPPPAVFWQKEGSQILLFPSQPPQAMGRFSVSPSGEMTITDVQTSDSGYYMCQAISVAGSILAKALLEVEDVTSDRIPPIIRRGPTNQTVAIDSTAQLQCHVTGNPLPSIQWLKDGERIVGSDPRISLLDNGMLQITNLQISDSGLYVCIATSSTGETRWSGFLAVQENGADLQIQLPEASLLPGPPSAPLVTDVTKNSVALIWKPSPVSGGTAVNSYIIEAFSQSSGSTWQTVADNVKLEKHTVSGLNPNTIYLFLIRAVNAYGLSDPSPVSEPVRTQDVSPTRQGVDHRQVQRELGEVVVQLQDPVVLTSTTIQVTWTVDRQAQFIQGYRVMYRTKGSAWLVQDVKSPTERSTVLVDLRKGQEYEIKIRPYFDEFQGMDSEVLLVRTPEEVPSAPPQGVTVVTVGTSNSTSISISWEPPPPAEQNGIIQDYQVWCLGNESRYHINKTVDGTVHSTVLLGLVPGMVYRTEVAAATSAGVGVRSAPVTLQIKPLPDQDTVPVSSGDSVSLAEQITDVVKQPAFIAGIGGACWVILMCFSVWIYCRRKKRKELSHYTASFAYTPAVSFPHADGATRSSGSRPGMLAMATSASSYPWLADSWPAPNLLRNGKTKEPGVTCCPGNHNGTERYYNDAGISNYIAQTEKFGTGVSDGPIYSTIDPASDDMRTFNGAFSQHTTPYATTPVVPYGATHLHSPDEEESQWNTQPGISSIQYAQPERGRAESVAKPMKQKSMGKPVKTPSLNWTEVLPPPPSASELSQYVEEEEGEEEEELEVSSEMEEWCPPLPERTYLMENIQEEACPLPPPRGNASSPANSYGQQSTATLTPSPREEMRASEDIPRLHHFEIPHLPRRIPNGSGPLLRATSPPLTQSNPNLNIPEEGPEGITSRQGHRRNLSQTPVQSAENVDSPGVGKPHPNLGDTPLPPGQKAKGKKKSKSSHYRREKKQGDLPPPPLPPPEEDLNSCAPDSTPRLDGDPSALEKDLNGSLAAERKVIHRTMAGQHYHQHRDEEEIIPYSKPSFLSRSQVSSNCSTTGSSSSRGSTASRGHGSGRSRTIGERSEEKR